AAAAGCTGAGAATTTAATCCAAAACAGCCCGTTTTTAATTTTCAATTGAGGTGCTAAAACATTTTTAAGCAGAGAAATCAAAGGTGCTTTCAATTTCTTTCTGTTAATCAAAAACACCACCAACAAGGAAATGATCATTCCGCTTAAAGCCCCCATTAAAATAGTTGAAGGTATTATAAAAACTACCAAATCGTTGGTTCGTACGATATCCGACCAGATGGATTGAATCCCCTGCATGATGCCATAATTGTACAAAATGCCCAGAAAAGCACCAAGAACCCCACCCAGTAATGTTATGAAAAAAGATTCAAAAAACTGGATTTTCAATACCTGCTTTCTGGTAAAGCCGAAAGCGGATAAGAGTCCTGATTCTGACTTACGCGATTCTGCATTTAAAGAATAAAGCAGAGCGGTAAGTAAAATTCCTGCCAGAATTACGAAAAAACTTAAGCTTAAAAAGAGCTCTCCAAAACCAACCCCGTTATTCGCTGCCTGCGATCCCTGCTCCCGAACCGGAATAAATTGCATCCCAATGTCCATTGGTTTGAGTTGTGCCAAAACCTGACTTTCAAATCCTTTTGCATCAACATTTTGTTTATCAAGGCGCATGGCAGTATAGGTTCCAAAACTGCTTTTCCACAATTCTGCACCTTTCTCTAATGAAATGTAAGCCTTGGGAGTCCCTTTAAATTTATTCCAATAATCTTCATCTTCATCCTGAATCAGGGTCAGATCAATCGGAATACTGGTTTCCCAATCGCTGCAACTATTTGCATCGGCCAAGCCCGGAAAGGCCGGCATTAAAGAATTATCCAAACCATTTAACCCCGTTTCAACAATTTGCTTCACAACAAATGAAGCAGATTTTTCGACTAAAGTTCGTAATGGGCCAATCGTAAAATAATCGAGGGTTAAGGTATCTGAAACAGAAATTCCCAAATCTTTTGCCAACCATGAGTTCACTACAATTTCATTCCCTTTAAGTCGTTCATTATTAAACAGAAATGATGATGCTGTTACAAAAGAATAAGGAGTCGTTTTACCATTAGAACGCAAAGAATTAACCAAATAGGTCAGTATTCTTTCATTTTTCAGATGAAGACTTGATAGGGACTCAACAATGGATTCATCCATAAAAATTCGTTTGGATAAAATCTCAAATTGATCTGTTTCCTGAATATCTTTAAGGATCAATCCGGCATCAGCAATCGTCCATAATTCGCCTAATTTTTGATTCAGAAAATCAGTAGTAACTGATTTATCATCAGAGCCTTCAACGAGGATGGTATTTACGAAAGCACCTAATTCCAGACGATCACTTAAAAAAGAGTTTGAAACAAAAACATTATTGGGTGCAACCTGATTGCTTTTCAAACTGAAACGACCCATCTTTTCTGCTTCAACAATTTCCTTAACCGTCAGTCGTAAGGCTACCGATGCCTGTTCTTCTTCAATAAAGGGTGAATTGAGCGGAATAAAATCCACATTTTCAACCCGTAGCAAAAACTGGTCGCCCACATTTAACACTAATTTCTGAGCTAAATTTGAACTGATGATTGCCTCGTCATTGGTTAAAGGCATCGGTTCCAAATTTGACAAAGTCCAGAATGTATCATCGATGCCATAAACAAAACTTTTATTCACCCTCACATTGGTTTCGGGGTTGATTGAAATTCCCTCGACGCTTAATATAGCAGCGGTTTTTAATTTCAAATTATTCCCCAGTTCTTCAGCCAATTCTTTTCGCACAAAACGGTCGCCGGTCATTAAAGCGTACCCTGCATTCCCAAGCCTTTTACCTACAATCTGGTTCAGACTATAATTTACGGAATCCCCAATAATCAATGCCCCGGTTAAAATCGCAGTACTGAGCATGGTTCCAAGCAAAATGGCAAGATGTTGTTTCTTGAAATACCAAAGACTCCGAAGTATGAATTTTGTAATTGACATCCGATTATTTCAGTTGATTAAGTTGACCATTGAGCAATGAGTACCTGGTTTTCATTTTGTCTGCAAGATCCAGCGAATGGGTAACTATCACCAGTGCCATCTCTTTTTTCGTCTGCAAATCAACCAGCAAATTTCCAATTTGTTCTGCTGATT
The sequence above is a segment of the Bacteroidota bacterium genome. Coding sequences within it:
- a CDS encoding FtsX-like permease family protein, whose product is MSITKFILRSLWYFKKQHLAILLGTMLSTAILTGALIIGDSVNYSLNQIVGKRLGNAGYALMTGDRFVRKELAEELGNNLKLKTAAILSVEGISINPETNVRVNKSFVYGIDDTFWTLSNLEPMPLTNDEAIISSNLAQKLVLNVGDQFLLRVENVDFIPLNSPFIEEEQASVALRLTVKEIVEAEKMGRFSLKSNQVAPNNVFVSNSFLSDRLELGAFVNTILVEGSDDKSVTTDFLNQKLGELWTIADAGLILKDIQETDQFEILSKRIFMDESIVESLSSLHLKNERILTYLVNSLRSNGKTTPYSFVTASSFLFNNERLKGNEIVVNSWLAKDLGISVSDTLTLDYFTIGPLRTLVEKSASFVVKQIVETGLNGLDNSLMPAFPGLADANSCSDWETSIPIDLTLIQDEDEDYWNKFKGTPKAYISLEKGAELWKSSFGTYTAMRLDKQNVDAKGFESQVLAQLKPMDIGMQFIPVREQGSQAANNGVGFGELFLSLSFFVILAGILLTALLYSLNAESRKSESGLLSAFGFTRKQVLKIQFFESFFITLLGGVLGAFLGILYNYGIMQGIQSIWSDIVRTNDLVVFIIPSTILMGALSGMIISLLVVFLINRKKLKAPLISLLKNVLAPQLKIKNGLFWIKFSAFAGLGGSLLLLIYSIIGVTEMNPGLLMMAGALFMFGGIALSKWVLSKSLNGSSIKPLGIKMLALKNAALNQGRSIAVISLLALGSFTILITGANRKTFYGLDNSNASGTGGYLLWAESTMPILNDLNELTHEELNSGISFVQFHNLEGDDASCLNLNLVNKPQLLGVNSAAFNQKQAFSFAQLSDEVDKAHPWLTLKDSPKEGVIPAYVDLTVLTWGLKKKVGDTLLYLSESGEPLSLVIKGGLNSSIFQGNLLIEDELFRKYYPSIGGSKIMLIEAPADKQKEIEDYLSDNFTDFGIEISLTTDRLAEFNSVTNTYLTVFMVLGGLGVLIGTIGLGIVLLRNLLDRRHEIALMQALGFNKSNILKIIFFENFVLLVTGLLIGVLAAFIGILPSLLSSAFDISGGFVFFILTAVFVSGVAWIYFPARFSLKRYLIQTLSGE